Genomic DNA from Spirochaetota bacterium:
AACGGCACTGGAACGAGCTCAAGAAAGCGGAAAGCGATGCTGCGTATAAGCCGTATCAGAAAAGATATGATCTCACCGAACTCCTTACGCTCGATCAATGGGATATCGTTACGATGCAGCAGGCAAGCCCGCTGAGCTATCAGTCGAACAGCTATCAGCCGTGGTTCAGCAATATCTATTCGCATGTCCGGCGTCACGCCCCGCAGGCAGAGATAGTCATTCAGATGACGTGGTCATACAGGGCCGACCATTCGCTCTTTACCAAGGGCGACGTGAAGGACCAGAACGACATGTTCGAACGCCTTTCCAATGCCTATAGTGAGGTCGCACGGGAATATAACTGCCGCATCATACCGACCGGCCTGGCCGTACAGCGCGCCCGCGCAGAACAGCCGGTGAAATTCAAACTGCATCACACTCAGGCGGACCTCGCCGCTCTCATGTACCCAAAGCTCCCGCCGGAACCGGACGGGTCTTTCATTAAGGGGTATTCCTGGAAGAAGGAAAAAGATGATGCCTGGAAATTGACGAGCGACCTTATTCATCTCAACAGACGCGGCGAATATCTGCAGGCATGCGTCTGGTTCGCCATGCTCTTCGGGAAGCGAACATCGGAGATATCGTTCGTACCGTCCGGGCTCGCTGAAGACGACGCACAGTTCCTGCGCGAGAGCGCGCAATGTGCGGTGGATAATTTCAAACAAGTCGCTTCCGGAAAGTGAACATCACCCGCTGGGCTGTATGAGCTGCATTATCGTCCGTGCGATGAGCGAATGCCCCGCCGCATCCGGATGATTAAGACCATTGCATAATCGCGCCGTGGCATCCTCGCCGCACTTTTCCATCGCCTCCCATTCGGCGTACACATCGGCGAGCGGAGCATCGTTCTTCCGGGCGATATCGCGCAGCTCAGCGACATAGTGAGCAAGCGTTCCGTCAATCTGCCGTGCTATGATATTCTCCATCGTCTTCCCGCGATGTACGTCCGCTATGTTCGGATTGTCACGCGACGCCATGAAATTCGGCGTAAGCACGACGATATCAGCCGCCGTCTTCTCACGTATGCCGGAAATGATGCCGTTCATGTGCTGGCGGTATCGTGCAATACCGTCCTTTCCGCCGCCGCAATCGTTCAGGCAGAACCCGATGATGACAAGATCGGGGCTGTGTCGGAACACATCGCGGTCAAGCCGGAACAATCCCTGCGCCGCCGTTTCCCCGCCGACGCCTGCATTTATGACGCTGAACGTCGTTGCGGGATGCGCCGCTTCGAGCAGGCGCTTCAGCTGATCGTGATACACGTTCTCATGATCGATGACACCCGCCTGCATGCAGCCCTGTGTTACGCTGTCGCCGAGC
This window encodes:
- a CDS encoding GDSL-type esterase/lipase family protein, with protein sequence MLEHFKNRIDEKAQKTSSAPVLICALGDSVTQGCMQAGVIDHENVYHDQLKRLLEAAHPATTFSVINAGVGGETAAQGLFRLDRDVFRHSPDLVIIGFCLNDCGGGKDGIARYRQHMNGIISGIREKTAADIVVLTPNFMASRDNPNIADVHRGKTMENIIARQIDGTLAHYVAELRDIARKNDAPLADVYAEWEAMEKCGEDATARLCNGLNHPDAAGHSLIARTIMQLIQPSG
- a CDS encoding DUF4886 domain-containing protein — translated: RHWNELKKAESDAAYKPYQKRYDLTELLTLDQWDIVTMQQASPLSYQSNSYQPWFSNIYSHVRRHAPQAEIVIQMTWSYRADHSLFTKGDVKDQNDMFERLSNAYSEVAREYNCRIIPTGLAVQRARAEQPVKFKLHHTQADLAALMYPKLPPEPDGSFIKGYSWKKEKDDAWKLTSDLIHLNRRGEYLQACVWFAMLFGKRTSEISFVPSGLAEDDAQFLRESAQCAVDNFKQVASGK